From Motacilla alba alba isolate MOTALB_02 chromosome 4A, Motacilla_alba_V1.0_pri, whole genome shotgun sequence, one genomic window encodes:
- the LOC119712930 gene encoding nyctalopin-like, translated as MFFLVIFIFTCAAKAGLSLNASNPCPSMCKCTPEDTILCNRAGLKTLPGEIAPSTISLNLSNNYLRILNTNTFRNLTFLQSLWLDGNNLTFLTPGTFHALSRLQELHLSRNSRLTYLHANTFRGLLNLISLDLSHCNIFEIHPLLFSHLPSLERLDLASNNMRYVPQAFRNLSSLTRLSLEGNHIEAIGRDSLKDLETLNDLNLRKNRIWIIQNGAFSKLLRLGMLNLGHNFITDLPNQLFEGLIQLKTMHLEANRITAVDCTFRQLLNLRNLYLNNNQISSISDSAFLYLNKLHFLHLSKNNLSSLPVRLFSGVPRLRYVFLSHNPWSCDCSTLWLRRWTAARRALIQGLDCALPGPANATAPERPRPGHLGPCSVPLQLPTEDKCRVAGTSVAPRPPALPGQLILLALACHAWNSERGWGTLVATL; from the coding sequence ATGTTCTTTCTcgttatatttatatttacttgTGCAGCAAAGGCTGGGCTGAGTCTGAATGCCTCCAATCCATGCCCAAGCATGTGCAAATGTACACCTGAAGACACCATCCTCTGCAACAGAGCTGGACTGAAAACCTTACCTGGAGAAATAGCACCATCCACCATCTCTCTAAACCTCTCCAACAATTATTTGCGGATTCTCAACACCAACACCTTCAGAAACCTGACTTTCCTTCAAAGCCTCTGGCTAGATGGGAACAATCTGACTTTCCTGACCCCAGGAACTTTCCATGCTCTCAGCAGGCTGCAAGAGCTGCACCTCAGCAGGAACTCACGCCTCACCTACCTGCACGCAAACACTTTCAGAGGACTCTTAAACCTCATCAGCCTGGATTTGTCCCACTGCAACATCTTCGAAATCCACCCACTTCTATTTTCACACTTGCCTTCTTTAGAAAGGCTTGATTTAGCCTCCAATAACATGAGGTATGTCCCACAAGCCTTTAGGAACCTCTCCAGCCTCACGAGGCTGTCCCTGGAGGGCAATCACATAGAGGCCATCGGCAGAGATTCCCTGAAGGACCTGGAAACCCTGAACGATCTGAATCTCAGGAAGAATCGGATATGGATCATCCAAAATGGAGCTTTCTCAAAGCTTCTCAGACTGGGCATGTTAAATTTGGGCCACAACTTCATCACTGATTTGCCTAATCAGCTTTTTGAAGGATTGATCCAGCTCAAGACCATGCACCTCGAAGCCAACAGAATCACTGCTGTCGACTGCACCTTCAGACAGCTGCTCAACTTGAGAAACTTGTACTTGAACAACAACCAGATCTCCTCGATCTCTGACTCCGCTTTTCTATACCTGAACAAGCTGCACTTCCTCCACCTGAGCAAAAACAACCTCAGCTCCCTGCCCGTGCGCTTGTTCTCCGGCGTGCCCAGGCTGAGGTACGTGTTCCTGTCCCACAACCCCTGGAGCTGCGACTGCAGCACGCTCTGGCTCCGGCGCTGGACGGCCGCGCGCCGGGCGCTCATCCAGGGGCTGGACTGCGCCTTGCCGGGCCCTGCCAACGCCACAGCCCCCGAGCGGCCTCGCCCCGGGCACCTGGGGCCCTGCTCCGTGCCGCTGCAGCTGCCCACCGAGGACAAGTGCAGGGTGGCTGGGACCAGCGTGGCCCCCAGgccccccgccctgcccggccagCTCATCCTGCTGGCACTCGCCTGCCACGCGTGGAACAGTGAGAGGGGATGGGGCACCCTGGTGGCCACGCTTTAA